The DNA region AGCGCTCTGCTGCCCGCCATCTTCGGCGACCGCAGCGTCGACACCGTGGCGATCATGGAGGGCCTGCGGAACGCCGACGCGGATCCGATGGTCTGCGATGCTCTCCGCGACACCAACACCTGGTACGTGCTCGACTTCGGGCCCCGTGAGGTGCACAACGGCGAGCACGTCTTCTCGGGCTTCGCCGACCTGGAGGACTCCGGTGCCGTGAAGCTGGTCGACGAGGAGGGCGACGCCCGCCTTTACGAGGTCACCGCGTGTCAGTGACGCCGGACCCCACTCCGGCCGTCGCCTCAGGCGGCGGACGGATGCGGCGGGCCCTGCTCTCCGGCGCGACGCCCATCCTCGCCGCGACAGTCGTGGCCGGAGCCAGCGGCTACCTGGTCACCACGCTGGTCGGAGCAACCCGCCCGCCGGCCCAGTACGCGGGCTTCGCCGTGTTCTGGTCGACGCTCTACCTCGTCATAGCCGCCCTGTCGGGCCTGCAGCAGGAGATCACCCGCGGCACGCACCGCCGGTCGGCCGACTCGGGTCGGGGGCCGCGTTTCCCGCTTGCCGCACGTTTCGCAGCATCCGTCGCCGCGATCACCGCCGTCGTCGTGCTGGCGGCGACACCGTTCATCACGGGCCTGATCCCCGGGCAGGGCGTCACCCCGGCGCTCGCCATCGCCCTCGGCACGGCCAGCTACGTGGTCGTGGCCGTGCTCGCCGGCACCCTCTACGGGCTGGCGCTGTGGCCGGCCATCGGCCTGATGATCGCCATCGACGGTGTGCTGCGTCTGGTGGGCGTCGTGATCGTCATCCTGGCCGGCGGCGGCATCTCCGAGCTCATGTGGGCGGTCGTGCTGCCGTTCCCCATCACGCCGCTGGTGCTCTGGTGGTTCCTGCGCCGCAGGGTCAGAGGCCGCTCGCAGCTCGATGTCGGTCCCCGGCGCCTCACCTGGAACATCGCGCGCACCCTGGCGGCTTCGGTCTCGACGGGCATCCTGATCAGCGGCTATCCGCTGCTCCTCAGTGCGACATCGGTCGGCGTGCCCGCCGCCAGGCTGGGCGCCCTCGTCTTCGGCATCTCGCTCGTGCGGGCTCCGCTGGTCATCGTCGTGCTGTCGCTGCAGAGCTTCCTCGTGGTGCGCTTCCGCGACAACGCCGCACACGCCTACAGGCTGTTCGTCAGGCTCGCGCTGCTCATCGCCGCCGTCGCAGCGGTGCTCGCCGTGATCGCCGCCTTCGTGGTGCCCGTGATCGTCGACGCCCTGTGGCCCGCGTACCACCTCGACGGCTGGACGGTCGCCGGTCTCGTCGCCACCAGCGGGGTGCTCGGCATCCTGTGCGTGAGCGGTCCCCTCACCCTCGCGCGAGGACGCCACGGCGCGTACACGGCCGGCTGGGTCGTGGCGGCTGTCGCGACCATCGGCCTGCTCCTGGTTCCGCTGGCGATCGAGGAGCGCATGGTGCTCTCCCTCGCCATCGGGCCGATCATCGGCGTCATCGTGCACACGATCGCCTCACGGCATCCGGGGCCGATCGATCCACGGGACGAGGTCGTCGGAAGTGCTGATGCCGCTGCTCAGTCGACGGGCGAAGCCGGCGGTGCCGGCGGAGCTGCCTGAGCCGCCTTCTCGAGTTCCTCGATGCGCAGCGTCAGCAGTGCCGTGCGCTGAGCGAGGATGCGCGACTGCGACTCGAGCGCGGTGAGCTCGGAGCTGTGCTGCAGGCAGACCAGGAACAGGATCGCCACGCTCACGAAGAAGATGAGGTTCGTGGGCACTGCGACGCCGACGACCTCCGCCGCCCAGGCCAGCACTCCAGGGAAGACGCCGACGACGAGAGCGAGCACGCCCGCGATGAGCCACCAGATGGCATGCCGCTCGCGAAGGCGTCGGCGTCGGAGCATCTCGATGACGACGCCCAGTGTGATGAGGGCGGCGAGGATGCCGAGGATGTAGCTCGCAAGACTCATCGGACGTCGATGCTCCCGGTGGTGAGGGCGATCGGGGGTCGCATCAGGGCGAAGACCAGGGCCATCATGGCCCGGCCGAGGTAGGTGGCAGCCTTCAGCGGGTTGTGCGAGGGGATGCCGGCGGCGCGTGGACGCATGGCCACGGGGACCTGTCGGATGACGCAGCCGGAGCGTGCGGCGATCACGAGCGACTCCACGGTGTCGCCCAGGTACTCCGAGGGGTAGTGCTCGGCGAACAGCACGACGGCGCGCGGTCCCGTCGCCCGGAAGCCCGATGTCGTGTCGGTGAGCCTGGTGCCGGCGACCCTGCTGAGGATGCCGGACAACAGCACCATCGCCCAGCGGCGGGGCCCGCTGGCGTCGTACTCGCCCTTGCCCGCGAAGCGCGCGCCGAGCACCAGGTCGGCGCCCTCGAGTTCCTGCAGGAGTTCGGGGATCTCGGACGGGTCGTGCTGTCCGTCGGCGTCGACCTGGATCACGGTCGAGAAGCCGTTCTCGATGGCGTAGTTGAATCCGAGGCGCATCGCCCCTCCGACACCGATGTTGAACGGAAGGCTGGCGACATGGGCTCCGGCCCGAGCGGCGACCGCGGCGGTGTCGTCAGTCGATCCGTCGTCGACGACGAGGCAGCTGATGCCGGGATTCGAGCGCAGGACCTCAGCGACGACCTCGCCGACCGCACCCTCCTCATTGAGGGCGGGAAGCACCACGAGGGTGCGGGCGATGCGCTCGCTGATGGGGCTGTCCGCCATTCACTTGCTCCGCAACGCGTCGATGTGCTCGAGGTACCACGCGTAGGTGCGCTCCAGGCCGTCGTCGAGCCCGGTCGGGGCGTCCCAGCCGAGGTCGTGCAGGCGGGAGACGTCGAGCAGCTTCCGGGGTGTGCCGTCGGGCTTCGACGTGTCCTGGGAGATGCTGCCCGTGTAGCCGACGGTGTCCGCGACGCGCTCGGCGATCTCGCGGATCGGGGCGTCGAGGCCGACGCCGACGTTGATGGTCTCGGGGGAGTCGTAGTTCTCCAGCAGGAACAGTGATGCCGCGGCGAGGTCCTCGACGTAGAGGAACTCGCGGCGCGGAGTTCCGCTTCCCCAGATCACCACGTCGTCGGCACCGGACTCCGCCGCCTCGTGGAAGCGACGCATGAGCGCGGGGAGCACGTGGGAGTGCTCGGGGTGGAAGTTGTCTCCGGGGCCGTAGAGGTTCGTGGGCATCGCAGAGATCCAACGGCGGCCGTACTGGCGGCGGGTGGCCTGCACCTGCATGATCCCGGCGATCTTGGCGATGGCGTACGCATCGTTCGTCGGCTCCAGGATGCCCGTGAGCAGCGAGGACTCCTTGATCGGCTGCTCGGCGAACTTGGGGTAGATGCACGAGGACCCGAGGAACAGCAGGCGGTCGACGTCGGCCTCGTTGGCCGCGTCCATGATGTTGACCTGGATCTGCAGGTTGTCGCTGAGGAACGAGGCGGGGTATGTGTTGTTCGCGAGGATGCCGCCGACCCTGGCCGCGGCGTCGATGACGACGTCGGGCTTCACGCTCGTCACGTAGTCGAACACGGCGTTGCGGTCGCGCAGGTCGACCTCGCTCGAGGTGGCGCCGACGAGGTCGGTGAAGCCCTCGTTCTCCAGGTGGCGCCAGATGGCGGAGCCGACCATTCCACGGTGCCCGGCGATGTAGACGCGCGAGGAACGGTCGAGGGCCTGGGGTGAATTCATAGTCGTTATACTCGCTTGATCGTGGTGTTCCGGATGCAACTCGTCATCCGCCACGAGAATTCCGCTCAGGCGCGATCATCTCGTCCCTGCATGCTAGCAATCCCTCGAAACGCGAAAGCACAACCACGATGCCCCACGCCGACGTCCTCGTCATCCTGCCCACGCTCGGCGACCGCATCGACATGCTCGCCGTCACGCTGAAGACCGTCGCCGAGCAGCGCCTCACGACGAAGCTCACCCTCGTCGTCGTTCTCCCCGCCGCCGCGCACACCGCCCGTGCCATGGCCATCGAGGCCGGAGCCGTCGTCGTGGACGATCCCAAGACCGGCATCTCCGATGCGATCAACTGCGGACTCGCCCAGCGGACC from Leifsonia sp. Root1293 includes:
- a CDS encoding glycosyltransferase family 2 protein — encoded protein: MADSPISERIARTLVVLPALNEEGAVGEVVAEVLRSNPGISCLVVDDGSTDDTAAVAARAGAHVASLPFNIGVGGAMRLGFNYAIENGFSTVIQVDADGQHDPSEIPELLQELEGADLVLGARFAGKGEYDASGPRRWAMVLLSGILSRVAGTRLTDTTSGFRATGPRAVVLFAEHYPSEYLGDTVESLVIAARSGCVIRQVPVAMRPRAAGIPSHNPLKAATYLGRAMMALVFALMRPPIALTTGSIDVR
- a CDS encoding GDP-L-fucose synthase family protein; its protein translation is MNSPQALDRSSRVYIAGHRGMVGSAIWRHLENEGFTDLVGATSSEVDLRDRNAVFDYVTSVKPDVVIDAAARVGGILANNTYPASFLSDNLQIQVNIMDAANEADVDRLLFLGSSCIYPKFAEQPIKESSLLTGILEPTNDAYAIAKIAGIMQVQATRRQYGRRWISAMPTNLYGPGDNFHPEHSHVLPALMRRFHEAAESGADDVVIWGSGTPRREFLYVEDLAAASLFLLENYDSPETINVGVGLDAPIREIAERVADTVGYTGSISQDTSKPDGTPRKLLDVSRLHDLGWDAPTGLDDGLERTYAWYLEHIDALRSK
- a CDS encoding DUF2304 domain-containing protein, which produces MSLASYILGILAALITLGVVIEMLRRRRLRERHAIWWLIAGVLALVVGVFPGVLAWAAEVVGVAVPTNLIFFVSVAILFLVCLQHSSELTALESQSRILAQRTALLTLRIEELEKAAQAAPPAPPASPVD